The region CTCAACGGTATTTAAATAGTGTTTAAATAAGTCTCTTTCTATAATGAGATTTTTCTCAAGTTCTTTTCTAGAAGTAACATCTCTTGAAAAACCAACAGTACCTATGACTTTTCCATCTACATTTACAGGAGACTTGTAAGTTTCCGCCCAGATAGTTCCATCTTTTGTCTCTATAAGTTCTTCTACTGTTTTTGATTTTCCTGAAGCTAAAACTTCTGCATCATCTTTGCGGTAATCATCAGCTAATTTTTTTGGCCAAATATCAAGGTCTGTTTTTCCTATGAGTTCTTCAGAAGAACTGTAACCACAAGCATCTGCCATAGGTTGATTTAGTGCTAAAAATTGACTCTTTTCATCTTTGAGCCAAACTAAAAATGGAAAGTTGTCTATAAGCGCTTTTTGGTAGTGTTCTTGATAACTGATTTTGTTTTTGTAAGTTACTTGAGTTTTTAGTTGACGCATCAAATCTACAGTATTTGTAGATAGAGTGCTGTATATGGATAGTATGATATCAATGAGCAGACGAGTAGAACCGCTCATACGCTCATCTGCAATCTTTTTTGCACTCTCCATATCATTAGCATCTTCTAGTGCAAAAACTATATATGCCATATGACGATCTGTCTCTAGTATGTGAGATGCTAACCAACGAGCGAGGAAGCCTAAAGCTTCTTGAGCTAACTCACTAAGAGGTTTTGTGTTTGTATTGTCTTTTAGTTTTGCTACTGTATCTACAAACTTTTTATGAACGAGTTTATGAGAAGCATCTAGGGAGTCATTTGGCATATATTTATCCCAAATTGCTTCTTCAGTTTCAAAGTGGTAAAGAGTATAATCTATAAGTTCATCAAAAATATTACTTAAATCATCTTCATTGTCTTCATAGGCAATATGACTTGCTAAGCGGTTTAATATAACAACAAGTTTTTTATGTTGTTCATCAACTTTACTTAAGCCTGTATTGAAATGATCGTTCCAAGGAAAAATATCTATAGTTTTCATAGCGCAACTTTTTATTAGTTTTAAAAATGTTATAAACTTATCAGAGTACATAAAAAACCTTAAAAAAGTGCTTATATAAATGAAATGACATAAAATAAGTACTAAAATGTTTTTGTTTTTTGTAAAATACATTTAATACTCAGAATAAAGGATAAAAAATGTTAAAAGATTTAGTATATGCTGGAATTGGCGCAGCGGTTGTTATGAGAGAAAAAGTAGAAGAAGAGGTTAAAAAGTTACAAGAGCAGGGGAAGTTAAAAACTACAGATGCTAAGAGTTTTTTAGACTCCATAGAGAAAAAAGGTAAAGAAGAACAAGAGCGTGTAAAAGATGAGTTGAAAAAAACACTTAAAGAAGTCATAGATGAGTTAGGTCTTGTAACAAAAGAGGATTTAGAGAAGATGAAAGAGGATTTAAAATAGATACTCTTATGAAAAATCTAAGTTTTTACAAACCTAGCAGACTTTATAGTGTTTTTACTTTTTTACTGACAATTTACTTAGTTATAAAAAAGAAAAAGAGCTTTTTGGGGCTAAAACCATTAGCACCTTTGGCTCTAAAAAACACCATAACTAAACTTGGAGCTAGTTTTATAAAACTAGCTCAAGTTCTTGCTACTCGTAGTGATTTTTTTGACAAAGAGTATCTTGATGAGTTAAAAGAGTTGCATGACCAACTCCCAGCTATGAGTGATAAAGAGTTTGATGAGGTTTTTTACAAAGCTTTTGATAAAGATAGTTTTGCATCTTTTGAAAAAAAACCTATAGCCTGTGCATCTATAGGTCAAGTTCACGAGGCTTTTACTCACGAGGGAGAAAAAGTAGCTGTAAAACTTCGTCGTATATCTATAGAGGCTCAGGTAAAAGCAGATATAAAAATCATCTCTACTTTTAACGCTTTTTTTCGTCCTCTCTTTTCTCACTACACTAAAAACTCCATAGAAGCAGTTGTTAGTGAATTTGCTAAGATGATAGTTGAAGAAGTTAGCTTAACTAAGGAGATGAACAACCTCATAAAATTTTCAAATGTTTATAAAGATAGTGGCATAAGATTTCCAAAACCTTTTATAGAGCTTTGTTGTGATGACGCTATAGTTATGAGTTTTGAAGAGGGTTTTCGTTTTGATGATAGAGAGAGTCTTTTAAAGTACGACATAGATTTTAACTCCATAATCTCACAACTTGTTGACTTCTACACTACACAGATGCTCATAAAAGGCTATTTTCATGCAGACCCGCATCCTGGAAACTTGTTAGTCTCAAAAGAGGGTGAGCTGATTTTACTAGATTTTGGGATGGTAAAAACAGTTCCAAATAACTCAAGAATCGCCATCATAGAGCTTATAAAAGCAGCAAATGAACAAGACTATGAAACTTATATAGCTGCAAATAAAAAACTTGGAACTATAGCTTATGAAGCACCAACCGCAGAGCTTGCAGAGTTTAGTGCAAAGATGTTTGAGATATTTTCAAATGACAATCTCGATAGTGAATCGATGCAAAAACTAGCCTTTGATGTTTTAGAATCTACTAGAGATTTGCCTTTTAAACTTCCAAGTGATGCTATTTATATACTTCGAGTAAGTGCAATCATAGAGGGATTAGGTACTACTTACATAGAAAACTTTAATGGTGTTAAAGATATCTTGCCAATCTTACAAAAAAACATTCCAAAAGCACTTGGAGCAAAAGAGTCCATAGTTGAGTCTTTGATAGATGAGATAAAAGATATACCATTTTTAGCAAAAGACCTTAAAACTACTCTGAAAAAAATCAGCTCAAACGAGCTTCAAGTAGAACTCTCAAACGATCAACTTGGCTGGATAAAAAAAGATTTAAAAGAAGAAGTAAAATCTTACTCTTTAAGTTTTGTTATGATGTTAGCATCTATCTTTATACTTTTATATGACAAAGAGTATAAAACAGCGGCTTTGATTTTGTTTGTAGTGGGAGTACTTAGGATATTTTACAAATAAAGTGACAAATATCTACTACTAAATGAAAAAAATAAGTAATATAATTTTTAAATAAAAAAAGGATTTTTATGTCAATGGCAACTAAGAAAACAAATGCGATTATCTTAACACTTTTTGGTTCTATAAAAGAACAAGAGAAGTATCTCTCTTTTAAAAGTGTTGTCCAAAAGGAGTTTGAAGAGTCTGATGTTTATATAGCTGTAAGTTCAAAGTTTATACTAAAGGCACTTCAAAAAAGAGGTTTTGAGTATAAAAATCTTGCACAAAACCTCGCAGATGCAGACCAGATGGGATATAAAAATATCGTAGTGGCATCTATAACTCTCTTTCCAACTTATGAGCATGAACAGACAAAGAAGATAGTGAGAAGTTTTAAAGAGTTCGCATCTGCAAACATAGTAAGTACAGATGCTATATTTAGTAAAACAAAAGAGAGTACGCTGTTTTTAAAAGAGTTAGACAAGAGTGTTTCTAAAAAAGAGAGTGCAAATCTTTATGTTTTACATGGCACTCCAAGACTAGAGACTGCTGGACTTGCATCTGTAAACTATGTGAGTGAGTATATAGAGAAAAAAAGTTCTAAAAACTATACTTGTTCCATAGAGGGAGCATTTCCATTTTTTGCTATAAAAGAAGACTTGATAGAAAAGATGAAAAAAGATGGCGTTAAAAAGGTGCAAATTATTCCCATGTTACTTGTGAGTGGAAATCACTACACAAAAGATATAGTTGAAATGAATGAAGAGTTAAACGAGCATTTTAAATCTAAAATAGTAAAAAGCCTTACAAAAAGTGAGAAGTTTAACCTTTTAGAGCTAGATGCCATTGAAAATATAATTATACAAAATATTAAAAACTCTATGTAAAGAGGTGAGTTATGAATACTTGGTTAGAAATCTTAAGAAAAAACGACTATATAGCTGCAAAAAAGTACATAGATGCAGATGCAGATGTAAATGAGGAGAGTGAAACAGGAGAGTCTGTTTTAGCTTTCGCACTTAGATATAGATGCGATATGGAGCTAATCAAACTTCTTATAGATAATGGTGCTGATATTTATGACTTTGATAACGAGGGCGTTAGCATCTTTGATATGGCTGTAACTTATGACAACTTAGAGATGGTTGAGTACCTTATAAATGATGGCATCGATATAAATAAGACAACAAGAAGAAGCGGATTTACAGCTTTGATGGCTGCTGCTTGTTATGGAAGAGCAGAGATTGCAAAAGTTCTTTTGAAAAATAAGGCGGATAAAGATTTGGTAGATATAAAAGGTTTTAATGCTACTGACTTTGCTAGAAAGATGAATAAAAAAAGTATATTGGAACTTTTAGACTATGATAAAAATGCTCCAAAAAATACGAAATATGCTAGATAAAAAGTAAGATAATGTTTGAATATGCAGTAGTTGGTTCAGGAGTTGGTGGAAGCTCAATAGCATCTTATCTGGATGCTAAGGGAAAAAGAGTTGCACTCTTTGAAAAAGAGCCATATCTTGGAGGATGCAGTTCTAGTTTCACTCATGGAAAGTTTAGCTATAACACAGGTGCTACAACTCTTGCGGGATATCAAGATGGTTTTGTTGTAAAAGAAGTTTTTGAAGACATAGGTTTTAAACCTAAACTTATGAAAACTGATCCGACTATTGTGCTTATACAAGATGGAAAAATTACTCCAAGATATAAAGATTTTGAGAAGTTTCTGGGCATCTTAGAAAAAAACTATCCGCATCCACAAAACAGAGAGTTTTGGACTCTTGTTTATGAAGTAAATAAAGAATTTTACAAACACAATGGACACTACTACTCAAACAAAAATATCTTTGCAAAAGTTTGCTCACTAACTAGTTTTATACCGCTTGGTTTGTCATTTTTTAAGTACTTCAAAGTAAATGCTTATGAGTTTATAGATGATTTTTTTTATGGCATAGGCGAGGATTATTTGCAATTTTTAGAGTCTCAAATCCTCATAGTAGCACAAGCTCCAACTAAAGAGATAAACTTTCTCACAGCAGTTTTAGCACTTGGATACACTTTCAATGATAACTACTATGTAGTTGGTGGATTTAGCCAACTTTTTGATGATATGACTAAAAATATAAAAGATATTTACAGAGATGCAGAGGTACTTAGTATAGAAAAAAAGAGTGATTGTTTTGAGCTTTATACTAAAGATGAAATTTTTAGAGCTAAAAAAGTTATACTTAATTCTACTGTTTATGATAGTGCAAAACTCTTTGGAGATGCTAAGATACAAGAGTACTACAAATCTTATGAAAAACTCAACAATCATCAAAGCTCTTTTATGCTCTATATGACTATAAAGAGTGAGCAAAAGTTTGAACATCACTATCAACTTATACAAGAAGAGAAATTTCCACATACACTTTCACAAGCTCTGTTTGTCTCTTTTTCAGATGCAGATGATGATGTTTTAGCTCCTAAAGGTCACTATAGCGTCACGGCATCTATTCATACTGACACTCGTTTTTGGCAAGATGCACAAAAGTACAAAGAGCAAAAAAAAGAGCTTAAAAAACTGCTTTTAGATAGAATCTTAAAAGATTTAAATATAAAAAAAGAGGAGATTGTTGCAAGTTTTGCAGCTACTCCAAATAGTTTTGAGAGATATATAAAACGCTCACAACTTGGAGGAAATGCCATAAGTATGAAAAACTTTTTGCCATTTTTACCATCAAATGACACTAAAATAAAAGGGCTTTACAATGTTGGAGATAGTGTCTATGCAGCTCAAGGATGGCCTGGAGTTATGATGGGTGTAAAAAACTTGCAAAGGCTTTTAAATGTATAACATAGCTCTGCATATAAAAACAAAAGATTGGTTATACATACTCATAATAGGCGTTATCTTTGGTATGTTACTCTCAAGTTTAGCTTATGGACTTTTTGAGTTTTCACTCTTTGATGGTGCTGTTTTTGGAGTTATTTTAGGTTTTAGCATAACTCTTTTTTCGCTTGTTTTTATCTCAAATATGAACAAAAGAATATTGCCAAATTTAAAAGAGGTTTATTGGTTGCCTCTTTCTGTTTTGTTCTCTTTTTTGTCTGGATTTTTAGGAACTTTTGTTGGTGTTTTTGTAGCTCAAAATATTAGCATCGAGATAATCCCAGCATTTAAGAGTAATCTTAGTGCTATCTCTGTGGCTATAGGAATTTTGACATATATAGTTGGTGCACTTTTGTACAGGTTTGTAAAGATGCGAAACCAAAAAGATGTCATAGATAACGAGTATGTTCAAAGTCGTTTGCGCTCACTTGAGACTCAACTAAATCCTCACTTTTTGTTCAATGCTCTAAACTCCATAGCTGAACTTATACACGAAGATCCAAACAAGGCTGAGATGGCAGTTTTAAAAGTCTCTTCTTTTTTGAGAAACACTATGAATGAGACGGCACTTCTTAGTTTAAGAGATGAGATTAACAATGTTCGTGACTATGTTGAACTTGAAAATATCCGTTTTTCTCAAATGATAAAACTTCATGTAGATGCAAATATACCAGCATACAAAGTACCAAAGTTCTCTCTTCAGTTGCTCGTAGAAAATGCTATAAAACATGGTTTTTGTAACTCTAATAGCGCTCTTAACATCTGGATATCTTTTGATGAAAAGACTATCATAGTTAAAAATGATGGAGAGAGTATGAAGTCTTTAAAGTTTGGAGTTGGACTAAACAACCTCAAACAGCGCATAGAGTTACTTTGTAAAGGAAGCGTAAAAGTTGACAACACTAAAGAAGTAACTTTTTATATAATTTTAGGAGATTGCAGTGAAAATATTAATCGTTGATGATGAAGACTTAGCAAGAAAAAGACTAACTAGGATGCTAGGCACTCTAAAATATACACAGATAAAAGAAGCAAGAGATGCAGATGAGGCTATAGAGGTTTTTAAAAAAGAGAAGTTTGACATAGTTTTTTTAGATATCAATATGCCTCGTGTTAGTGGTTTGGAGTTGGGTTATGAGCTAAAGTATATAAATCCTGATATTAGCATCGTATTTCAAACTGCTTATGAAGAACACGCTCTAAAAGCTTTTGATATCGGTGCGGTTGCGTATCTTGTTAAACCTTATAGTATAGAGCAACTCCAAAGTTCATTGGAGCGCATAAAAACTACTAATGTAAATGATGAAAAGTTTCGCATCTTAAGTAAATATGGGGATAATTATCTGCTTTTAAAACCTCAAGAGATTCACTATGTAAAAGCTGATTTATCTGAGGTTATGATACGAACAGATAAGGGTTTTTCTTACTATGGACAAAAAATATCTGATCTTTATGAGAAGATAAAAGAGTTTGATTTTGTTCGCATCCATCGCTCTTACCTTATAAACACAAATGAGATAAAAGATATACAAACCATTGAGCAAAGTAAGCTTCGTTTTTCATTTAAAAACAACTCAGACAACATAGAATCTAGTAAAGATGGAGCAAAAGCATTTAGAGAAAAGTTCGCTTTTTAAGGAGAGAAAATGAAAGTAGTACTAACAATAGCAGGTTCAGATAGTAGCGGTGGTGCTGGCATCCAAGCTGATTTGAAAACATTTGAAGCTTTTGGAGTTTATGGCGCAAGTGCCATTACGGTTTTAACTGCTCAAAACACAAGAGGCGTAAAAAGTATACAAGATTTGCCCATAGAGTTTATAAAAGAGCAGATTGCATCTGTGTTGGATGACTTTGAAGTCTCAGCCATAAAGATAGGGATGCTTTACTCAAAAGAGATTATAGATGCAGTTTGTGAGATTATCTCAACTCTTAAAGTTCCAATAGTGCTAGACCCTGTGTTTATCTCAAAAGTAGGTTCGCCTCTGCTTAGAGAAGATGCAATAGAGTCTATGAAAAAAATGTTTAAGTATGTAACGCTAATCACTCCAAATATGCATGAGGCAAAAGAGTTATTTGCTTATGAGTTTGGAAGTAGTGACTCTTTGGAAAATATCATAAAATCTCCTTGTCCAGTTCTTGTTAAAAACCAAATCTTAGAGATGCCAAAGGGTAGCATGAGTATAGATCAGCTCTTTTTTGATCGTCAAAAAAGAGTTTTTGAGTCTCCAAGCATACAAACAACAAACCTTCATGGAACAGGTTGTACATACTCAAGCGCCATAGCTGCAAACTTAGCACTTGGAAAGAGTCTCGAAGAGGCAATAGCTATCTCAAAAGAGTATGTTTACAAAGCTATACTAAATGCTCCAAACATTGGTCATGGAGCTGGTCCAATAAATCACAAGGTAGATGCAAATGTTGAAAAATAAAACAGCACTTTACGCCATAACAGATGAGCATCTAACTCCAGATGCAACTATACTAAAACAAGTAAGAGAGTCTTTAGAAGCGGGCATAGATATACTTCAGTATAGAAACAAAACAAAAACGGATGAAGAAGTAAAAGAGATTTGTATAGAGCTTCAAAAGATGTGTAGAGAGTATGATGTTTTGTTTATCATAGACGATAGACCACATTTAGCTCAAGAGATAAACGCAGATGGGCTTCACATAGGTAAAGATGATATGCCACTCTCAGATGCTCGTAAAATTTTCAAAGATGGCATCATCGGTGTTTCATGTTATGGAAGCATCCAAAAAGCAAAAGAGTCACAAGAGGAGGGCGCATCTTATGTAGCATTTGGCTCGTTCTTTGCATCTCCTACAAAACCACACTCTGGCATAGTTCCTATGAGTGTTATACAAAAAGCTAAAGAGGCTTTAGAAATTCCTGTATGTGTCATAGGTGGAATATCATACTCAAATATTGATGAGATTTTAGAGAATAAACCAGATATGGTCTCGGTTGTAAGCGGAGTTTATGATGGATGCATTACTTCAAATGTG is a window of uncultured Sulfurimonas sp. DNA encoding:
- a CDS encoding LytTR family DNA-binding domain-containing protein, encoding MKILIVDDEDLARKRLTRMLGTLKYTQIKEARDADEAIEVFKKEKFDIVFLDINMPRVSGLELGYELKYINPDISIVFQTAYEEHALKAFDIGAVAYLVKPYSIEQLQSSLERIKTTNVNDEKFRILSKYGDNYLLLKPQEIHYVKADLSEVMIRTDKGFSYYGQKISDLYEKIKEFDFVRIHRSYLINTNEIKDIQTIEQSKLRFSFKNNSDNIESSKDGAKAFREKFAF
- the thiE gene encoding thiamine phosphate synthase; amino-acid sequence: MLKNKTALYAITDEHLTPDATILKQVRESLEAGIDILQYRNKTKTDEEVKEICIELQKMCREYDVLFIIDDRPHLAQEINADGLHIGKDDMPLSDARKIFKDGIIGVSCYGSIQKAKESQEEGASYVAFGSFFASPTKPHSGIVPMSVIQKAKEALEIPVCVIGGISYSNIDEILENKPDMVSVVSGVYDGCITSNVKNLLKKMRG
- the thiD gene encoding bifunctional hydroxymethylpyrimidine kinase/phosphomethylpyrimidine kinase → MKVVLTIAGSDSSGGAGIQADLKTFEAFGVYGASAITVLTAQNTRGVKSIQDLPIEFIKEQIASVLDDFEVSAIKIGMLYSKEIIDAVCEIISTLKVPIVLDPVFISKVGSPLLREDAIESMKKMFKYVTLITPNMHEAKELFAYEFGSSDSLENIIKSPCPVLVKNQILEMPKGSMSIDQLFFDRQKRVFESPSIQTTNLHGTGCTYSSAIAANLALGKSLEEAIAISKEYVYKAILNAPNIGHGAGPINHKVDANVEK
- a CDS encoding NAD(P)-binding protein — encoded protein: MFEYAVVGSGVGGSSIASYLDAKGKRVALFEKEPYLGGCSSSFTHGKFSYNTGATTLAGYQDGFVVKEVFEDIGFKPKLMKTDPTIVLIQDGKITPRYKDFEKFLGILEKNYPHPQNREFWTLVYEVNKEFYKHNGHYYSNKNIFAKVCSLTSFIPLGLSFFKYFKVNAYEFIDDFFYGIGEDYLQFLESQILIVAQAPTKEINFLTAVLALGYTFNDNYYVVGGFSQLFDDMTKNIKDIYRDAEVLSIEKKSDCFELYTKDEIFRAKKVILNSTVYDSAKLFGDAKIQEYYKSYEKLNNHQSSFMLYMTIKSEQKFEHHYQLIQEEKFPHTLSQALFVSFSDADDDVLAPKGHYSVTASIHTDTRFWQDAQKYKEQKKELKKLLLDRILKDLNIKKEEIVASFAATPNSFERYIKRSQLGGNAISMKNFLPFLPSNDTKIKGLYNVGDSVYAAQGWPGVMMGVKNLQRLLNV
- a CDS encoding ankyrin repeat domain-containing protein, which gives rise to MNTWLEILRKNDYIAAKKYIDADADVNEESETGESVLAFALRYRCDMELIKLLIDNGADIYDFDNEGVSIFDMAVTYDNLEMVEYLINDGIDINKTTRRSGFTALMAAACYGRAEIAKVLLKNKADKDLVDIKGFNATDFARKMNKKSILELLDYDKNAPKNTKYAR
- a CDS encoding AarF/UbiB family protein, with amino-acid sequence MKNLSFYKPSRLYSVFTFLLTIYLVIKKKKSFLGLKPLAPLALKNTITKLGASFIKLAQVLATRSDFFDKEYLDELKELHDQLPAMSDKEFDEVFYKAFDKDSFASFEKKPIACASIGQVHEAFTHEGEKVAVKLRRISIEAQVKADIKIISTFNAFFRPLFSHYTKNSIEAVVSEFAKMIVEEVSLTKEMNNLIKFSNVYKDSGIRFPKPFIELCCDDAIVMSFEEGFRFDDRESLLKYDIDFNSIISQLVDFYTTQMLIKGYFHADPHPGNLLVSKEGELILLDFGMVKTVPNNSRIAIIELIKAANEQDYETYIAANKKLGTIAYEAPTAELAEFSAKMFEIFSNDNLDSESMQKLAFDVLESTRDLPFKLPSDAIYILRVSAIIEGLGTTYIENFNGVKDILPILQKNIPKALGAKESIVESLIDEIKDIPFLAKDLKTTLKKISSNELQVELSNDQLGWIKKDLKEEVKSYSLSFVMMLASIFILLYDKEYKTAALILFVVGVLRIFYK
- a CDS encoding histidine kinase; this translates as MYNIALHIKTKDWLYILIIGVIFGMLLSSLAYGLFEFSLFDGAVFGVILGFSITLFSLVFISNMNKRILPNLKEVYWLPLSVLFSFLSGFLGTFVGVFVAQNISIEIIPAFKSNLSAISVAIGILTYIVGALLYRFVKMRNQKDVIDNEYVQSRLRSLETQLNPHFLFNALNSIAELIHEDPNKAEMAVLKVSSFLRNTMNETALLSLRDEINNVRDYVELENIRFSQMIKLHVDANIPAYKVPKFSLQLLVENAIKHGFCNSNSALNIWISFDEKTIIVKNDGESMKSLKFGVGLNNLKQRIELLCKGSVKVDNTKEVTFYIILGDCSENINR
- a CDS encoding sirohydrochlorin cobaltochelatase, coding for MATKKTNAIILTLFGSIKEQEKYLSFKSVVQKEFEESDVYIAVSSKFILKALQKRGFEYKNLAQNLADADQMGYKNIVVASITLFPTYEHEQTKKIVRSFKEFASANIVSTDAIFSKTKESTLFLKELDKSVSKKESANLYVLHGTPRLETAGLASVNYVSEYIEKKSSKNYTCSIEGAFPFFAIKEDLIEKMKKDGVKKVQIIPMLLVSGNHYTKDIVEMNEELNEHFKSKIVKSLTKSEKFNLLELDAIENIIIQNIKNSM